From Equus przewalskii isolate Varuska chromosome 7, EquPr2, whole genome shotgun sequence, one genomic window encodes:
- the RNF185 gene encoding E3 ubiquitin-protein ligase RNF185, whose product MASKGPSASASPENSSAGGPSGSSNGTGESGGQDSTFECNICLDTAKDAVISLCGHLFCWPCLHQWLETRPNRQVCPVCKAGISRDKVIPLYGRGSTGQQDPREKTPPRPQGQRPEPENRGGFQGFGFGDGGFQMSFGIGAFPFGIFATAFNINDGRPPPAVPGTPQYVDEQFLSRLFLFVALVIMFWLLIA is encoded by the exons ATGGCGAGCAAGGGGCCCTCGGCCTCTGCGTCCCCTGAGAACTCCAGTGCAGGGGGCCCCAGCGGCAGCAGCAATGGCACTGGTGAGAGCGGAGGGCAGGACAGCACCTTCGAGTGCAACATCTGCCTGGACACAGCCAAGGACGCCGTCATCAGCCTGTGCGGCCACCTCTTCTG TTGGCCGTGTTTACATCAG TGGTTGGAGACCAGACCTAACAGACAAGTGTGTCCAGTTTGCAAAGCTGGCATCAGCCGAGACAAGGTCATCCCGCTCTATGGCAGGGGCAGCACCGGGCAGCAGGACCCCAG AGAGAAGACCCCTCCCCGTCCTCAAGGACAGAGGCCAGAGCCGGAGAACAGAGGG GGATTTCAAGGATTTGGATTTGGGGATGGTGGCTTCCAGATGTCTTTTGGAATTGGGGCATTTCCCTTTGGGATTTTTGCCACAGCATTTAACATAAATGATGGGCGGCCTCCTCCAG CTGTCCCTGGAACGCCCCAGTATGTGGACGAGCAGTTCCTGTCACGCCTCTTCCTGTTTGTGGCCCTGGTGATCATGTTCTGGCTCCTGATTGCCTAA